The proteins below come from a single Aegilops tauschii subsp. strangulata cultivar AL8/78 chromosome 6, Aet v6.0, whole genome shotgun sequence genomic window:
- the LOC109734951 gene encoding uncharacterized protein — protein MAHRGHLDGLMRRGAFSGAGLSGRQPLEPSPATILEILENKLAVQTAEAEKLIRENQRLADSHAALRKDIIDTETEMQMIRTHLGDVQVETDMHMRDLVERIRLMEADIQAGDAVKKELHQVHMEAKRLITERQMLTNDLEATTKELQKYSGDNSNLTELVAELDGLRKEHHSLRSAFEYEKNTNIKQVEQMRTMEMNLITMTKEADKLRADLANAANRAHAAQVTPPQPGTGQAAAASAATNPYASAYTSHPSAYQQGTSQAAAYQQGTPQSAAYQQGTPQSAAYQQGAPQSAAYQQGAPQSAAYQQGAPQSAAYQQGAPQAAAYQQGAPQAGAYQQGAPQAGAYQQGAPQAGAYQQGAPQAGAYQQGTYGYPTAYDSATAYQLHANAYASYSGYPVAGYAQPSYPGTYAAPQQHPVASGAATDTTSAYGAAGSTGYPAAPVQASSGAANAGQAAPPASYPATYDPTKAAQR, from the exons ATGGCTCATCGTGGACACCTAGATGGACTAATGCGCCGTGGTGCATTCTctggagccggcctctctggccGCCAGCCTTTGGAGCCTTCTCCTGCCACCATACTGGAGATCCTGGAAAACAAGCTTGCCGTGCAGACCGCAGAGGCAGAAAAACTTATCCGAGAAAATCAGCGATTGGCAGATAGCCATGCAGCCTTGAGAAAGGATATTATTGACACTGAGACAGAAATGCAAATGATTCGCACCCACCTAGGTGATGTCCAGGTAGAGACTGATATGCACATGAGAGATTTGGTGGAGAGAATCAGATTAATGGAGGCAGACATACAGGCTGGTGACGCAGTGAAGAAGGAACTTCACCAAGTGCATATGGAGGCAAAGCGACTTATTACTGAAAGGCAGATGCTTACTAATGACTTAGAGGCTACGACTAAAGAACTACAGAAGTACTCTGGTGACAATAGTAACCTTACTGAATTGGTTGCGGAGCTAGATGGTCTACGGAAAGAGCATCACAGTCTAAG ATCTGCCTTCGAGTATGAGAAAAACACAAACATCAAGCAAGTTGAGCAGATGCGGACCATGGAAATGAACTTGATAACCATGACTAAAGAGGCGGACAAGTTACGAGCTGATTTGGCAAATGCTGCAAACAGAGCACATG CAGCACAGGTTACACCTCCACAGCCTGGGACAGGACAAGCTGCAGCGGCTTCAGCAGCCACAAATCCATATGCAAGTGCATATACCAGTCACCCCTCTGCATATCAGCAAGGAACTTCCCAAGCCGCGGCATACCAGCAAGGAACTCCCCAATCCGCGGCATACCAGCAAGGAACCCCCCAATCCGCGGCATACCAGCAAGGAGCCCCCCAATCCGCGGCATACCAGCAAGGAGCCCCCCAATCTGCGGCATACCAGCAAGGAGCCCCCCAATCTGCGGCATACCAGCAAGGAGCCCCCCAAGCCGCGGCATATCAGCAAGGAGCCCCCCAAGCTGGAGCATATCAGCAAGGAGCCCCCCAAGCTGGAGCATATCAGCAAGGAGCCCCCCAAGCTGGAGCATATCAGCAAGGAGCCCCCCAAGCTGGAGCATATCAACAAGGGACATACGGTTACCCAACAGCCTATGATTCTGCCACCGCTTACCAGCTGCATGCTAATGCGTATGCTAGCTATTCTGGCTATCCAGTTGCAGGCTATGCACAACCCAGCTATCCTGGCACGTACGCTGCACCTCAGCAGCACCCAGTAGCCAGTGGCGCGGCTACTGATACCACAAGCGCGTACGGTGCCGCTGGCAGCACGGGATATCCTGCTGCACCGGTTCAGGCAAGCAGCGGGGCTGCTAACGCGGGGCAAGCGGCGCCGCCAGCTTCTTATCCTGCAACATATGACCCAACCAAAGCAGCCCAGAGGTGA